The Funiculus sociatus GB2-C1 genome segment TAATATCACCTTGAATGACAGCTATTTTGCCTAAATTCATGGAATTTGTAAATTTAAAACTATTATGATTGGGCTAACATTTCAATTTTGCCTGGATTTAGCTTATTTGTTGCATTTGCCACACTCCAATTGTTGTGTAGACCATAAAAACGGCATAGGACAGCTTAGCGCGTAGCAGCGATTCACGAAAATGGCATCTAGCATAAGTATGGGGATCACCGCAATTCGCTAAATCTAAAAATTTTGTAGACTAGGAAAAGGCAATTATCATGCCTTAAATCCGGAGAAAAATTAAGTATCTCTCAAGACACTATGACCAACAATATTTCCTCTAATACATCTAGCGTTACATCATCACCTCAGCCTCAAACCAATCAACGTTGGCCTACTTTTTTGGAAATGTTGCAGCGACTGCATCAGGAGGGTATATACATTCATCCCGAACATCTAGCAGAATTTTTGCTTTCCCACGGACTCCCTGTTAACCTTTGCTATGTACCTAAACATTTGAAGAGCAAAGCGGCTTTCATTAATAAGAACTACCAGGGGGATATGGCTGATCTAATTGAAGAACCTGATGATGTTGCTTCTCAGTTTCCCTGGTTGAATCAGAATTAAAGGCGGAAATTCTTAATTTAAGAATTTAGCATTCTCAATTTGCTATTGGCAAAGCAACGCGCACAATAGTTTGTTCCTGTGGAATACTCTCAATTTCTAATTCTCCGCCGTGCAGTTCGATTAAGTGTTTAGCAATTAGCAGCCCTAAGCCGGGGCCTTGCTGCGAAGAAAGTTTGCGCTCAAATCGCATATAAGCTCCCATCATCGCAATTTGTTCTACTGTCATTCCCTTGCCGTAGTCAGTTATAAACAGCACAAAAGTGCTATTTTCATACTTACTAGCGACGCGAATCTTACTTCTGGGAGAGGAAAACTTACAGGCATTGTCTATCAGTTCTTCAACAATTTTTTGCAGTTTTTTCTGAGAAATGGAGACAGATGCATCTTGCAGGTCTAATACTAAATCCATTTCTCTACCAGCTTGCTTAGCTTTTTGAGTTGCTGCGTCTATTATGGCGTTTTTAGCGGAATCAGTACGGCTATTTTGTCGTAACGCTTCTATTTGCTCTGAATCGGTTCCAATTAGTTCTAGTTGAGCGTACAGTAAAAAATTCTGAACTAATTTAGCTAAACGTTCCGCAGAGGTACGAATATCACCTGCTATTTCTAGGATTTCTTGCGGTTCTAGGTCGTTGGCTTCATCAATTAGTAATTGCGAACCGCACAAGATTCCATTAAGGGGTGTATGAAGTTCGTGGGGAAGGGTAAGGGTGATATTGGTACGTAAATTATTGAGTTGCTGTTGCGATTGTCGGTTAACTGCTGCCTGTTTTTCCAAACGTGTAGCGATCGCTCTCAATAACTCGCCTCTAGTAAACGGCTTGGCGAGGTAGTCGTCTGCACCCAATTCCATCCCTTGACGCAAATCAGTTTTGGCAGCTTTGGCTGTGAGAAAAATGAAGGGAATTGTCGCCGTCACAGCGTTAGATCGTAGCGCCGTCAAGACACCATAACCGTCGAGTTTTGGCATCCGCGCATCCGAGATAATCAAATCTGGGAGTTGTTCAGTAGCCAACTGCAACCCTATCTGACCATTTTCCGCAGCAAGCGCGTTGTAACCCTCTGCCTTCAGCAACTCCAGAATGTTCTCTCTAATTGATGTCTCGTCTTCAATTACCAAAATTTTTGTCATAACCTAACAGCCGCAGAGCCTGTCGTCGTGATGCCCGCGCTACAGTTTACAATGAATGAGAATTGCTTTAGTAGCTTTGATGATTTTCGCTGTGGAATCAATGTTTGTGTTTAGCATAGTGTGACAACTTACTCTTGCGCGCAAAAGCTGAAAGCCGACTGCTAACTGGTAGCGTGACTGTAAAGTTAGTACCTACTCCCAGTTCACTGTCTACGGTAATCTCTCCAGAGTGCAGCTCCACACATTTTTTTACAATTGCCAATCCAAGTCCAGTTCCGGGGATGTTGCCAACATTTGTGGCTCGATGGAATGACTCAAACAGGCACTGGCGATCTTGCGCTGGAATACCAATGCCTTTATCTTCAACTTGAAAGATTATTCTTCCTTTTTTATGGAAGATTTCTAATTTAACCTCGCTACCTTCCTGCGAATATTTTATAGCGTTTGAAAGCAAATTTGTAAGGATATGGCGCAGCAGCTTCTCATCAAGGTAATAATAGGTATGTTGGCAGCGATTAATAAAGTTAATTGCGTGCTGATTACCTTCGGTTGGCTGTAACTCTCTTACTAATTCTAAACAAAATTGTTCTAGATTCACAGGCGAAGGTTTGAAATATAAACTTCCTGTTTCAGCTTTCCCAATGGTTAGCACATCATCTAGCAGTCTAATCATGCGATTAACAGATGATTGAATGCGATCGTAGTGGACGATTTTTTTCTCTTCAGTCCAGTTGTGGCTGTAATGTTCTAATAATTCAGCAGAAGAGAGGATGGTACTAAGGGGAGTACGGAATTCATGGGAAGTCATAGAAATAAAGCGAGATTTGAGTTTGCCAAGTTCTTTTTCCCGCTCTAGAGATGCTCGCAGTTCTTCTTCTAATATTTTACGTTGGGTAATATCAATGCCTACTGTAACAGCAGCTTGGTTCTGATTGTACTTTTGAGCTACAATTAGATAATTTCGAGTGCTGCCATTAATTTGTGCGATCGCTTCTTGGCAAGTAGTTTGGGCTGGAGATTTAAAAAAATCTTCTATCAATTCAGTAAAGTGGTTGCTGCTGTCAAAACATCCAACTTTCTGACCGATAAATTCTTCTGCTGATAAGTTAAATGATTCTGCTAAATGCTGGTTGACTCCCAAATAATGTAAATCTGAACTAATCCAAGAAACAAATCCTGGTACGGCATCTAAAACAGCTAAAAGTTGGTTTTTTGCTTCTTGCAGCGCTATTCCCATCTGCTTATAAGCTGCCATTGTTATCTCATGCAACTCTGACTGTGCCATCAAAAGTTGATGTACATCCAATAGTTTATAGACACCTGGTGCGGTTTGTACGATAATTGGTTCATAAATTAATTCAGGCGATCGCTTCAAAGATTCCCGCACGGCTGCTGTAATCGAAGAGTAGGAGGGAAAAACTAAGATTTCGGTATGGCTAAATTGATAAAGCGATTCGCTAAAAGGCAAAGCTGGAATTTCACGCAAAGGCCGTTTGGCAACCAATTCCAAGCTGTACCGACGACTGATATATTCAAAAAAGCGTCGTCGGGAAATCATGCCAATAAGCTGATTCCGCTCCATTACAATTAAACCCGGTAGCAGCGGATTTTCCTCAAATAGCTTGATAACGTCTTCTGTGGTGCAATCAAACTCGATACAAGCTTCGTAGAGGTTTAATCCTTGTAATGTTGATTCTAGATTAAGTTTTTTTGCGCTTTGTTCAGATTTCATTGACAAACCTAAAATCATACGGGTATGCACTTAAATGAGGCCGACATCAGTTCAGCTTAGTTAAAGGTTATCAAAAAGGGGTGACACCCCTCATAACGTAAGCACAGATTAATGATGTGCGCTTGGAGGAGAAAGATTTTCATGATTTGTTGAGTGAATTTCAGATAATCCGACTAGAGAAGTTACCATTAAGCAGAATGTTTCCTCTAGCGGTATCCTGCTTAGCCTGATAATTTCATGGTAATAAAAACAATTTTTATTAATTTATTGTAAGTAGTAATTAATCAAAAAATAGTAATGTTTTCATAAAGATTGGATGGCTTATATAAATTTTGTTTTAACAAAGTTGCTAAACTAAGGTAAATTTTAAAAAATGTAATAGTTGTTTCTGTAAAGGTTTTATGAAAACTGATAGCCAGACTGACTTGAATGAAAACTTAGAAGTTGATGACTCGCCGGAAAGTACAGCATCATCGCTAACTCAAGAGCAGTATCAGCGGAAAATGCAGCGGCGCAAAGAAGTTCAAGATGAACGAGTGGCGAAAGCCTCGCAGGAAAAAGGCTTAATAATCGTCAATACGGGGAATGGTAAGGGGAAAACTACTGCTGCTTTGGGGATGGTGCTGCGATCGCTAGGTCATGGCTATCGGGTAGCGATCGTACAATTTATCAAAGGAGCCTGGGAACCCGCAGAGAAGGCTGTGTTTAGCCGCTATTCAGATCAGCTAGAGTTCCATGCAATGGGCGAAGGCTTCACCTGGGAAACCCAAGACAAAGAGCGAGATATCCAGAAAGCGCACGCTGCTTGGGAAACTGGATTAAACTTTATCCGCAACCCTGACTTTAAGTTGGTGTTGTTAGATGAAATTAACGTGGCGCTGAAACTCGGCTTCTTGAGTGTGGAGGAAGTGCTAGCGGGGTTGAAAGAGAAGCCAACCCAGTCTCATGTTATTCTCACAGGTAGAGGTGCGCCAGATGCCCTAATTGAGCGAGCTGACTTAGTAACTGAAATGACTCTCGTCAAGCATCCGTTCCGGGAACAGGGTGTTAAGGCGCAACCGGGAATCGAGTTTTAAAAGTTATGAGTTATGAGTTTTCAATTAATAACTCATAACTCATCATTTTCTTCATCACATATCGTCAACGCCTCTGGTTTGCAGCGTTTGATCTTAACTTTGATTCCCTGAGCTTTCTCCTTGTGAATATCTTCAATATATCCGGGGCAGGCTGCCGCTGCTTGAGCACAGTTATCGAAAGGGCCAAAATAATAGATGCAGCGAGGCTCGGTAGTAGCAATTTCTACCCACCAAGCCATACGAAACCCTTGCACGAAACCTGTCAAGACTTCTCTGACGATGTTGAGAAATGCCATAAAAAGCGATGATAAAACGATTAGGTACTGGATAAACTAGCGGGACACAAGGAGATTATCCGGATGAAGCGATCGCAATTTTGCCCATATGGATACATCTACGCGGGTTCAGCGGTGCGGTTTTCTGATTCTGCCTTAGTTTAATACTAATCTTCTTTGCGATGCCACACATCAGATTCCTCCTGCACTTTTCATAAGGGCCTGGATTAAGGAAATTTTGGGTAGGGTGCTGTTATGCCGCTCAGATAGCCTAGTTAAATTTAGCTGCTTATTCTCATCAATAATATTCGCCATCTGCAAAAAGTTTAAAATAATTGTAGATAGTGACAAGTGATAACATCAGCTATCACAACTAGCCGGTAGCTACTTGTCTGAAAGTACCAAAAAACTGAAACTGCTATGTTTTTAATCGTTATGTATATTGCTAATTAGATGGATCTAATTATTTGTAAAATGGGTATAACAACGCGAACATTAGGCATTAAAACTGTGTCACTGTTTGGTAAAGTTCCAAAAGCCCAAGTCTCACTAAAAGTTTATTTAATAGTATAAAAGTAAGATATGTTTAAATTTAAAAAACTTATAACAAATGAAGATAAGGATTAATCCTAATATTTTATGAATATAGAGTAATAAATAAAAAGTTAAGAATGCGTCTTTAGGAAGGTGATAGGCAGTAGAAAAAACTGCTAGAAGAAGTGAAGAATTTAAGGTAAAAATATGAGTAGCCTCTATTCCTCGATATTAAAAACCAGCAAACATAGGAAAACTGAGATGAATGTAAACGTATTTAGCCAACAGATAGAAGACATACACTTGCGTCTAGCTGATCTGTATGAAGGCGCGATCGCATTGGAACCGTTGCGTCAAACAGAGCTATTGCCGACCGCATTCAAAGAGTTAGGCATCGCGTCGGAAGAGTTGCAAGTAGCTGTAGAGACACTACGCCAGCAGAATGAGGAACTGGCAGGCGTACACCAGGAGTTAGAAGCAGAACGCCAGCGCTACCAAGAACTGTTCGAGTTCGCACCGCAGGGTTACTTAATAACTGATGCAGAAGGAACAATTAGAGAAGCCAACCGCGCTGCTGCGGCGCTGCTCAACGTGTCTCACGAATTTCTGGTAGGCAAACCCCTGACAGTTTTCATCACTCAACAAGAGCGCCGAGACTTCCGCCATCAACTCAACCAACTGTCCGAGCCGCAGCAAGTGCGTGAATGGGAAGTACGCATACAGCCGCGCCATAAAGAGATTTTTGATGCGGCTGTGACAGTGGCTCTGAGTTTCAATAAAAACGGCAATCCAGCAACATTGCGCTGGATGATTCGCGATATCACTGCCAGCAAGCGGGCGAATGGCGTACTAAGAAAGGATGACTACGACAACAAAAGCGATCGCGTCGTGCATCGTTATTCTAGAGGGGAAATTGTCCCCCTCGACCCTCAAAGGCTTTGGCTAGTTTGTCAGGGTTTAGTAAGGTTGACTACGATGGGTGAAAATTGCGAAGAGGTGCTTGTAGGATTAGCTGGCCCCTCAATGCTTTTTGGTTCTTGTTTGACTAATCTGCATACATATCAAGCTACAGCTCTATCGGACGTGGAGCTAGTTACCATTTCTTTAGCAGAAATAGCAGCCTCCCCGACTCTAGCCCAGAGCATTTTACCAAAAATTAATCGACGGCTACAGCAGACAGAATCACTGTTAGCTATTTCTGGACAACGACGATTGCAAGATCGCTTACAGAATTTATTGTTGCTGCTGAAACAGGAAATTGGCGAACCCGTAGCGCAAGGAACTCGTCTGAGTGTTCGCCTGACTCATCAAGACCTTGCCAACGCCTGCGGTGTTACTAGAGTGACAATCACGCGCTTGCTTGGGAAGTTACAGCAAGAAGAAAAGATTGTTTTTGACTCCAAGTATCACATTATTTTGGTAAACAAAGATTCTTAGTCGAATGGCACTAACTTAAGAGCCGTGAAATTTATTTCACCTTTCAAAGCTCAAACCCTTTGAAACGGGTTTAAGTGGATATACAGGAAGCGCAGGGCTGAAGTCAGTGCCATTCAATTTTTAGAGGACGTTTGAAAAGTCATAATCGAGACGCTTAGAGGGTGGAGATCCCCCTTGCATCCCCCTTTTTAAGGGGGACTAAGACTTGATTCTCCCCCCTTTTCTCTAGCGCAGCGGCGCGTTAGCGAGGGGGCTGGGGGGATCAAACTAACTTTTGACACTTCTGGGACATCCTCTTAGCAAGTTGTCAGTTGTCAATAAGCTTAAGTTCGGGGCGTGTGCGTCGCTTAACCAACCTATGACTGCTGATTTTCAATGCCAATAGCGTCAGAGAGGGAAGCTAATCCTTGCTCGTCTAATTTTTGCTGTAGTCCTTCCAGAATGCGACGCACCATCCAAGGGCCTTCGTAAATCCAGCCAGTGTAAACTTGCAGCAGACTAGCACCTGCGATGATTTTTTCCCAAGCGTCTTCAGGGGTGAAAATGCCGCCGACACCGATAATGGGTAATTTACCTTTGGTTTCCTGAGAGATAAAGCGAATCACCTGAGTAGAACGCTGTTTCACTGGTGCGCCGCTGATACCGCCAGCTTCTTCGCTAACTGGTTTACCTGTCGAGGTAACTGTTTTGGTTTTGAGATTATCCCGACTGATGGTGGTGTTAGTGGCAATAATCCCCGCCAAATGGTAGTTTTGAGCTAGTTCGATGACCGAAGCGATCGCTTCCCATTCCAAATCTGGTGCAATCTTCACTAATATAGGTTTTTCTCCCTGATTTTCTTGTTGCAGGGCATCCAAAATCAGACTCAGCTGCTCTTTTGATTGAAGACTTCGTAAACCTGGAGTATTCGGAGAACTTACGTTAACTACAAAGTAATCGCCGCAATCCTTCAAGAGTCGAAAACTACCAAGATAATCAGCCGCAGCAGACTCTAATGGCGTTATCTTAGATTTACCTAGATTAATGCCAAGGGGAATGGGGAATTGGGAATTGGAATGACCAAGAGCTTCTAGCCTAGCTGCCATCGCAGCTGCTCCTTGATTATTAAATCCCATCCGGTTGAGGGCGGCTTTGTCCTCGGCCAAGCGAAACAGGCGAGGACGCGGGTTTCCCGGTTGCGAGTGCAACGTCACAGTGCCGAGTTCCGCAAAGCCAAAGCCGAGATGCTGCCAAATCTTAGCAGCAACGCCATCTTTATCAAATCCAGCTGCCAAACCGACTGGATTAGGGAATTTTAGCCCAAAGAGAGTTTGCTCAAGGCGAGAATCTTGGAGACAGTAGGTTTGCTGGAATTGAGAGAGAATCCAACTACTAGGAGGGCGATGCGATCGCGTTAAGGCACTAAACATCTGTAAAGTTTGCTGATGCAGCCATTCTGGATCGGCTTTCAACCCAGAAAATAAAACCGGACGAATAGCAGCTTGATATATATCCACTTTCTTTAATCCAAAAGCTGGTTACTGGTCAAAAAAATTAAATCTTAAAAATGCTAATTAAAAATGGATAATAACCGGATTTATCTCTTATTTTAAAATTTTAATTCATTAATACCACTTGGTATTATGCCTACAATACTTCAATTTCTCAAACAAACTACTCCTAGAGATGCCATATATCAAGTCTCTACAATTCAAAATCCAAAATTTTTGTACCCAAAATGGTATAAAGGCAGCATCGTAGTTAAATAACATGGGTCATCAGCAAAGTCCAGCAGACTACGAAAATCAAATCGTTGCCTTGGGGCGCGTTCTTCAGACCCTGCGGGAAGAGGAGAATGTTGACGTTCTCATCGAAACCACCCTGAATTATCTTGTCTCAGAATTTGAATATCGCCTAATTTGGATTAGTCTTTACGATAAATTAGATCACCGTTTGTTTGGCAAGGGAGGCATCACCCCTACTGGCGACACCAAATTTCTGAAAAATAAGTTTACTCTCACCCCAGGCGACCTTTTAGAACAGGTAGTGATCCAACAGCGACCAGTGAGTGTGCCGAATTTGAGCGAAGAAGTGCGGGCTGGAGAATGGCGGCGGGCGGCGCAAGAATTTGGGGTTCAGGGAGCGCTTTTTTTCCCCTTGCGCTGCAAAGACCGTTGTTATGGCGTTGTACTGCTGGGGTCACACGTATGGGGTGGTTCTCAAAGCGCTGGCGAAAAAGCCCAGATGTCATTGTTGTTTGGGGGATTAGCCACTGCACTTTATCAGATAGAACTAGATTGGCAGCATTCCTCTACCAAGCGCCCCGACCAACCCCTGTTCCAAGTTATAGACCAGATGGCGCGGTTTCCCACGATGCACCAACGCTTGGAAGCAGTGGTAGCCATGACTCAGCAATTCGTTGCACCAACGCGCACCAGCATCTACTGGTATTCGCCAGAGAGACGCTATTTTTGGCACCGCGTCGGCAATCGCCACACCTCTAAGGGACTAACAAACCCGTTAACCAGTGCCGCTGCTGGCATCACTTTACAAGAAGTTAGCGAATTTTATCAAGCTCTGAATGAAAATAGGTTAATTGCGATTGGTGCTGGCAGAAGCCCTCTGAAAGCGGAAGTGACAGGGCAGTTGCTCTCTAGACTGCGGGCCAGGTCTTTGCTGGCAGCGCCAATCTTGGTGCAGCAAGAACTGGTGGGATTTCTGGCTGTAGAAGGCAATGAAGCCCGGATTTGGGAAGAGGCGGAAAAAAACTATATCCGCGCTGCTGCCCAATTGATCGCCCTGGGAGCGGGCAGTGAGGAGATAGAAACAACACTGGCCTCAACTCAACAGGATGCCCAACTGGTTGCTGAGTGCGCCCGCGCGATCGCAGATAATACTGATGCGGATAAAGCCTTGGATCAGTGCGCTCAGTTGCTGCTGAACCGATTGGGTGTGGAACGTTTTTTGATAGTGCAGGGATTGGGGACTGGGGGCTGGCGACTGGGGGCTGGGAACCAAGAAGGAAAAGAAAGCTTTCCTCAATCCGCCCTATCTTCAAATCCCCAATCATCAAGTCCCTACACAATTGTTTACCAGCGCCAGCCGCTTAACAGAAGACCGTTGACAACAGGCTTAATCCGCCTTACAGATGCCCAGCAGCAGTTATTTGAGCAAAGCGACTCATCTGTGGTAGCGATAGAAGATTGGGAACAAGACCAGCGACTTTTAAGTTGGAAGGAAAGCTTGGGGGTTGTGGGCGTGCGATCGCTTTTAATATGCCCTATTGTGCAAGATGCGGATACTTCTTTTTCCTGTTTTCTAGTTATTTGCCACAGCACCCCCCGAACTTGGAGTCAAACTGAGCGATCCTTAGTAGGCATCGTCAGCCAACAGTTAAGTGTGGCAGTACGCACCTTCAACCTGAGAACCCTCACTAAACTCTCAGAGTCAGCGCAAGTACACCTCCACAACGGTTTGCAAATGCTTTTGTCGGCATCGTCAGACCAAGCACAAAGCGATCGCGCCTTGGTACAATTCCTCTCTGAGATGCTGGAATGTCCCTTAGCTATGCTTGTGGACTGGGAAGACACAACGGAACGCCACAAAACTGGGAAGGTCGCGGCGGCGGTAATGGCTAATCCTCGTTTTGCCCTTTCCCCAGGCCTGTCTGTACCACCAACGGATCTCTTAATTCAGGAAGCCTTAGCTACGGATGGTCTTGTCGAAAAACGCGGCACCCAAATCCCAACTTCTTCTCGGCAATGGCTTAGTAGTCCCGGCATCGGCTGTCTGTTAATTATGGCTCTGCCGGATTTGGCAAAGCAACCGAATTTAGATTTTGGATTGTCGGAAGACGATTCTAATCCAAAATCGAAGATCCAAAATCCCAAATTGGCTGGTTTCATCATACTTGCAGACGATCGGGGGCGCGAGTGGTCTAAGCACTTACTACCAGTTTTGGAAACTCTGGTGCGACAGTTCGCCCGAATTCGCCGCTATAACTTGTTGAGTGCAACTCTACACCAAGAGGTAAGAAACTTAGAACAGCTCAACTGGTATAAACATCGTTGTTTGGAAAGCCTGCATCAGGCTACCACTGACCGTATCAACCGCCTAAATGAACTAGAATCACCTGCTAAGGGGAATCAGCCAGATAAGTCTTTAGTGCGGATGCACTCGACGCAACTGCTGCGGGAATTAGAGAATATCCTGACAGAATTCACGCCACTCCTGCAAGAGGAGCAGTGGCAGCTGCGACAACATCTGACGAGGGTGACGCTAACAAGTGTATTGAAGCGATCGCTTTTGCTCTTAGCACCCCTGTACCATGAACGACAACTCCAAGTGCGTTCTGGGGGTGCTAGTAGCAACCAGGACGTTTATGCTGACCCCCTTAAACTCGAATGTGTCCTCTGCGAAATTCTCAGCGTCGCGGGTCGTCTGGCCCCAGTTGGTAGCCGGATAAATATCAAGACTGAAGTAAAAAGTGCCAACGAGCAAAGTCTTTTCCCATCGTCTGATACCT includes the following:
- a CDS encoding PAS domain S-box protein, with amino-acid sequence MNVNVFSQQIEDIHLRLADLYEGAIALEPLRQTELLPTAFKELGIASEELQVAVETLRQQNEELAGVHQELEAERQRYQELFEFAPQGYLITDAEGTIREANRAAAALLNVSHEFLVGKPLTVFITQQERRDFRHQLNQLSEPQQVREWEVRIQPRHKEIFDAAVTVALSFNKNGNPATLRWMIRDITASKRANGVLRKDDYDNKSDRVVHRYSRGEIVPLDPQRLWLVCQGLVRLTTMGENCEEVLVGLAGPSMLFGSCLTNLHTYQATALSDVELVTISLAEIAASPTLAQSILPKINRRLQQTESLLAISGQRRLQDRLQNLLLLLKQEIGEPVAQGTRLSVRLTHQDLANACGVTRVTITRLLGKLQQEEKIVFDSKYHIILVNKDS
- a CDS encoding GAF domain-containing protein codes for the protein MGHQQSPADYENQIVALGRVLQTLREEENVDVLIETTLNYLVSEFEYRLIWISLYDKLDHRLFGKGGITPTGDTKFLKNKFTLTPGDLLEQVVIQQRPVSVPNLSEEVRAGEWRRAAQEFGVQGALFFPLRCKDRCYGVVLLGSHVWGGSQSAGEKAQMSLLFGGLATALYQIELDWQHSSTKRPDQPLFQVIDQMARFPTMHQRLEAVVAMTQQFVAPTRTSIYWYSPERRYFWHRVGNRHTSKGLTNPLTSAAAGITLQEVSEFYQALNENRLIAIGAGRSPLKAEVTGQLLSRLRARSLLAAPILVQQELVGFLAVEGNEARIWEEAEKNYIRAAAQLIALGAGSEEIETTLASTQQDAQLVAECARAIADNTDADKALDQCAQLLLNRLGVERFLIVQGLGTGGWRLGAGNQEGKESFPQSALSSNPQSSSPYTIVYQRQPLNRRPLTTGLIRLTDAQQQLFEQSDSSVVAIEDWEQDQRLLSWKESLGVVGVRSLLICPIVQDADTSFSCFLVICHSTPRTWSQTERSLVGIVSQQLSVAVRTFNLRTLTKLSESAQVHLHNGLQMLLSASSDQAQSDRALVQFLSEMLECPLAMLVDWEDTTERHKTGKVAAAVMANPRFALSPGLSVPPTDLLIQEALATDGLVEKRGTQIPTSSRQWLSSPGIGCLLIMALPDLAKQPNLDFGLSEDDSNPKSKIQNPKLAGFIILADDRGREWSKHLLPVLETLVRQFARIRRYNLLSATLHQEVRNLEQLNWYKHRCLESLHQATTDRINRLNELESPAKGNQPDKSLVRMHSTQLLRELENILTEFTPLLQEEQWQLRQHLTRVTLTSVLKRSLLLLAPLYHERQLQVRSGGASSNQDVYADPLKLECVLCEILSVAGRLAPVGSRINIKTEVKSANEQSLFPSSDTSGHAARPGSLTPPLLELLITNSETFNFKVLAAPKLPALKICQRFVRSFGGNLQFYQMEGNRYLTRLLLPTTIKS
- a CDS encoding sensor histidine kinase, whose translation is MKSEQSAKKLNLESTLQGLNLYEACIEFDCTTEDVIKLFEENPLLPGLIVMERNQLIGMISRRRFFEYISRRYSLELVAKRPLREIPALPFSESLYQFSHTEILVFPSYSSITAAVRESLKRSPELIYEPIIVQTAPGVYKLLDVHQLLMAQSELHEITMAAYKQMGIALQEAKNQLLAVLDAVPGFVSWISSDLHYLGVNQHLAESFNLSAEEFIGQKVGCFDSSNHFTELIEDFFKSPAQTTCQEAIAQINGSTRNYLIVAQKYNQNQAAVTVGIDITQRKILEEELRASLEREKELGKLKSRFISMTSHEFRTPLSTILSSAELLEHYSHNWTEEKKIVHYDRIQSSVNRMIRLLDDVLTIGKAETGSLYFKPSPVNLEQFCLELVRELQPTEGNQHAINFINRCQHTYYYLDEKLLRHILTNLLSNAIKYSQEGSEVKLEIFHKKGRIIFQVEDKGIGIPAQDRQCLFESFHRATNVGNIPGTGLGLAIVKKCVELHSGEITVDSELGVGTNFTVTLPVSSRLSAFARKSKLSHYAKHKH
- the cobO gene encoding cob(I)yrinic acid a,c-diamide adenosyltransferase, with the protein product MKTDSQTDLNENLEVDDSPESTASSLTQEQYQRKMQRRKEVQDERVAKASQEKGLIIVNTGNGKGKTTAALGMVLRSLGHGYRVAIVQFIKGAWEPAEKAVFSRYSDQLEFHAMGEGFTWETQDKERDIQKAHAAWETGLNFIRNPDFKLVLLDEINVALKLGFLSVEEVLAGLKEKPTQSHVILTGRGAPDALIERADLVTEMTLVKHPFREQGVKAQPGIEF
- a CDS encoding DUF1816 domain-containing protein; translation: MAFLNIVREVLTGFVQGFRMAWWVEIATTEPRCIYYFGPFDNCAQAAAACPGYIEDIHKEKAQGIKVKIKRCKPEALTICDEENDEL
- a CDS encoding quinone-dependent dihydroorotate dehydrogenase, with protein sequence MDIYQAAIRPVLFSGLKADPEWLHQQTLQMFSALTRSHRPPSSWILSQFQQTYCLQDSRLEQTLFGLKFPNPVGLAAGFDKDGVAAKIWQHLGFGFAELGTVTLHSQPGNPRPRLFRLAEDKAALNRMGFNNQGAAAMAARLEALGHSNSQFPIPLGINLGKSKITPLESAAADYLGSFRLLKDCGDYFVVNVSSPNTPGLRSLQSKEQLSLILDALQQENQGEKPILVKIAPDLEWEAIASVIELAQNYHLAGIIATNTTISRDNLKTKTVTSTGKPVSEEAGGISGAPVKQRSTQVIRFISQETKGKLPIIGVGGIFTPEDAWEKIIAGASLLQVYTGWIYEGPWMVRRILEGLQQKLDEQGLASLSDAIGIENQQS
- a CDS encoding hybrid sensor histidine kinase/response regulator: MTKILVIEDETSIRENILELLKAEGYNALAAENGQIGLQLATEQLPDLIISDARMPKLDGYGVLTALRSNAVTATIPFIFLTAKAAKTDLRQGMELGADDYLAKPFTRGELLRAIATRLEKQAAVNRQSQQQLNNLRTNITLTLPHELHTPLNGILCGSQLLIDEANDLEPQEILEIAGDIRTSAERLAKLVQNFLLYAQLELIGTDSEQIEALRQNSRTDSAKNAIIDAATQKAKQAGREMDLVLDLQDASVSISQKKLQKIVEELIDNACKFSSPRSKIRVASKYENSTFVLFITDYGKGMTVEQIAMMGAYMRFERKLSSQQGPGLGLLIAKHLIELHGGELEIESIPQEQTIVRVALPIAN